Proteins from a genomic interval of Rosa chinensis cultivar Old Blush chromosome 2, RchiOBHm-V2, whole genome shotgun sequence:
- the LOC112189573 gene encoding zinc finger A20 and AN1 domain-containing stress-associated protein 9: MEQESQKRKLDETGIESSNAPILCVNNCGFFGSAKTNDMCSKCYKDFLLTQSVEGTAIVENKVGEGGKNVVIKSHVEQVVEEVRQSQVEEGATSENPEKRPANRCSFCRKRVGLTGFKCRCGDTFCSLHRYSNSHNCMFDYKSAGQDAIAKANPVIKADKIDKI; the protein is encoded by the coding sequence ATGGAGCAAGAATCACAGAAGAGAAAGCTTGATGAGACTGGCATTGAGTCCTCAAATGCTCCCATTCTTTGTGTGAATAATTGTGGGTTTTTTGGAAGTGCCAAAACTAATGATATGTGCTCCAAATGCTACAAGGACTTTTTACTAACACAATCGGTGGAGGGTACCGCGATTGTGGAGAATAAGGTTGGGGAAGGTGGAAAAAATGTGGTGATCAAGTCCCATGTTGAGCAAGTAGTTGAAGAAGTTAGACAGAGTCAAGTTGAAGAAGGGGCGACTTCGGAAAACCCAGAGAAGCGACCTGCAAATAGGTGCAGCTTTTGTAGAAAGCGGGTTGGCCTCACAGGGTTCAAGTGCAGGTGTGGTGATACATTTTGCTCCCTGCATCGGTACTCCAACTCGCATAACTGCATGTTTGATTACAAGAGTGCAGGACAAGATGCCATTGCAAAGGCAAACCCTGTCATCAAGGCTGATAAAATTGATAAGATATGA